The Brassica napus cultivar Da-Ae chromosome C7, Da-Ae, whole genome shotgun sequence genome has a segment encoding these proteins:
- the LOC106408831 gene encoding uncharacterized protein LOC106408831, producing MAENLQKAINALSLHDEEPVDLPDSPRFHVFDENATSLLGRLLNPECQAMDKMIEEMPRIWRVYERVRGIALSRDKFQFIFEREEDLLTVLKDRPWTYNNWTMLLDRWIPSPPANFLTTVDVWVRISRIPVNHYRLETMDFLASKVGRVIEIAYDPKASQKEAYIRAQVRLDIANPAIAIKPLNLPKGGRVIIEYEYEKLRKRCFHCQRLTHERPSCPFLKNRGPLPANKDAVKDSRVREKSDAIGGSSKQMPFLIEHPVVPPGFAPLFPEMPHKERDMALQYISHSDPTERQARITRVQQSLQLGFEDNLGSAPRISHDINKGKGHVFNFQEHDRPGKRVAVTRERSAFSEADLKSVKDRTSFPSDNLEVSSSSSSLGPTVFRVGTSTGNLSTGANEAVKKSRRRPQRWKRICSQRPSSQAQDLDHTGKRDSPVGDGEESTATLGGNQAKRKAPVNVGEHSSKSPKPLQPTVASDLKPLLPQ from the coding sequence ATGGCGGAAAATCTTCAGAAGGCAATCAACGCCTTATCGTTGCACGATGAAGAACCGGTGGATCTGCCTGATAGTCCTAGATTTCATGTGTTCGATGAAAACGCAACCAGTCTTTTGGGAAGACTCTTGAACCCTGAATGTCAAGCTATGGACAAGATGATCGAGGAGATGCCTAGGATATGGAGAGTGTATGAAAGAGTCCGTGGAATCGCCTTGTCACGTGACAAGTTTCAGTTTATTTTCGAAAGGGAAGAAGACTTGTTGACGGTGTTAAAAGACCGACCTTGGACCTACAATAACTGGACCATGCTGCTTGATCGATGGATCCCGTCGCCGCCGGCGAATTTCTTGACTACTGTGGATGTATGGGTTCGAATCAGTAGAATCCCAGTGAATCACTATCGTCTGGAGACAATGGACTTCTTAGCATCCAAAGTGGGAAGAGTGATTGAGATCGCTTATGACCCTAAAGCGTCCCAAAAAGAAGCGTACATTCGGGCCCAAGTTCGACTGGATATAGCCAACCCAGCAATCGCTATTAAACCTTTAAATCTACCAAAGGGGGGAAGAGTGATCATCGAATATGAATATGAGAAGTTGAGGAAACGTTGCTTTCATTGTCAGCGCTTAACCCATGAACGTCCAAGCTGTCCTTTCCTCAAAAACAGGGGACCGCTTCCAGCCAATAAAGACGCTGTTAAAGATTCACGTGTTAGGGAGAAATCTGATGCTATTGGTGGAAGCTCGAAGCAGATGCCTTTTCTGATCGAACATCCAGTAGTGCCTCCTGGGTTTGCTCCGCTATTCCCTGAGATGCCTCATAAAGAAAGAGACATGGCCTTGCAGTACATTTCACATAGTGATCCAACGGAGAGACAGGCCAGAATCACTAGAGTGCAACAATCTTTGCAACTAGGGTTTGAAGACAATCTGGGTAGTGCACCGCGCATATCTCATGACATTAataaagggaaaggccatgttttcaactttcaagaaCATGATCGTCCAGGTAAACGAGTTGCAGTGACTAGAGAACGTTCAGCCTTCTCTGAGGCTGACTTGAAATCTGTAAAGGATCGGACAAGCTTCCCTTCTGACAACCTGGAagtttcttcgtcttcttcttccctcGGTCCAACGGTCTTTAGAGTGGGAACCTCTACAGGTAACCTATCTACCGGGGCTAATGAGGCTGTTAAGAAAAGTCGTCGTAGACCTCAACGCTGGAAACGCATATGCAGTCAGCGCCCTTCAAGTCAGGCTCAGGACTTAGACCATACGGGCAAGAGAGACAGTCCAGTGGGTGATGGAGAAGAATCTACTGCGACTCTTGGTGGGAATCAGGCTAAGCGAAAGGCTCCTGTGAATGTTGGAGAACATTCTTCAAAATCTCCAAAACCCCTTCAACCTACGGTGGCTTCCGATTTGAAGCCGCTGCTCCCCCAATGA